A stretch of the Opisthocomus hoazin isolate bOpiHoa1 chromosome 2, bOpiHoa1.hap1, whole genome shotgun sequence genome encodes the following:
- the LOC142364871 gene encoding uncharacterized protein LOC142364871 codes for MHFIAFCTVLGATGWPVVGSARAEGLEELGACGWTVPGTNFRGKGAWQSGFESDSIKWLPKSPKWYSGHNWSSQGSRWASLKGKEGFHGGSLYKFSSSNGKWREGRISPEQEAEELEDPDEDEPISKFSGSLFDTSSSIRDQRSTRTALQEKHKSAVKGKTLPGTSTKVQPPVSAAGSFPGESVQFLEESRAAEAPQPPLKITITVCSQMGSLGISIAGGKGSSPCKDNDEGIVFARLPKDGPADLAGVQAGDRVAENLMPLMLVLLKLHPRAAPSRQ; via the exons ATGCATTTTATCGCCTTTTGTACGGTTCTTGGGGCAACAGGATGGCCAGTTGTGGGTTCTGCCAGAGCAGAGGGCTTGGAGGAGCTCGGTGCGTGTGGCTGGACTGTACCTGGTACCAACTTCAGGGGCAAGGGTGCATGGCAGTCTGGTTTTGAATCT GACTCTATTAAGTGGCTTCCCAAGTCTCCTAAATGGTACAGTGGCCATAACTGGAGCTCCCAGGGCTCTCGCTGGGCCTCGCTGAAGGGAAAGGAAGGTTTTCACGGTGGTAGCCTGTACAAATTCAGCTCTTCTAATGGAaaatggagggaaggaaggatcAGTCCTGAGCAAGAAGCGGAGGAACTGGAGGATCCTGATGAGGAT GAACCTATTTCCAAGTTTTCCGGCAGCCTTTTTGATACCAGCAGCAGCATAAGAGATCAAAGAAGTACCAGAACAGCTCTTCAAGAAAAGCACAAGTCGGCAGTGAAAGGGAAGACTCTTCCAGGGACGAGCACTAAGGTGCAGCCACCGGTCTCGGCAGCGGGCAGCTTCCCTGGCGAGAGCGTCCAGTTCCTGGAGGAATCGAGAGCGGCGGAGGCACCGCAGCCCCCGCTGAAG ATAACCATTACTGTGTGCAGTCAAATGGGGAGTCTTGGTATTAGCATTGCTGGTGGAAAGGGCTCATCTCCATGTAAAGACAATGATGAG GGGATTGTGTTTGCACGGCTGCCGAAAGATGGTCCAGCAGACTTGGCCGGGGTACAAGCAGGAGACAGAGTGGCAGAG AACCTGATGCCCTTGATGCTGGTCCTACTGAAGCTTCATCCAAGGGCAGCCCCTTCCCGACAGTAA